The genomic DNA GGCCCGCCTTTCCAAGTACCCCATTGCTGAGACGAGGCCGGAACCACACCGTCATTGCTGATACTTTGCCCGTAAAAAGGAGCTCCTATCGCGCAAATCGGATAAATAAGCCCCATAGCAGGGTGCTCGATTAGATCGGGAACGGTAATCGTCGATCCGAAAGAGAAGTATTTCACCCCGGAAGCGTTTGGAGTCGAGCTGTTAAAAGCCGTCGCACCTGCAGTCGTAAGCAGCTTTAAGGCAGCAACCGCGTTCTGATTCGACTCTCCGTAAACAAAACCCACTACCGTATTCAGAACAGTCGCAACGTATGGTAACGCCCAACTTGGGATTACAGTAAGAACTACGTTTGCAACAGGACTTCCATAGTGAGGAGTGTTTAAAGTCGTCAGAGTAGCGACTTTGCTAGCGAATCCGAGATTCGAAACTAAATATCTTGCGTCTAATCCACCTTGTGAATGCCCGATAATATGGACTTTGCCCGTGTAATTATTCGCAGCCATCGCAGCTTGAATTGCCGTTTTTAGCTGAGCAGCTCTCGCAGAAGATGAACTCGTAGCCGTTACTGTAGGAGTCAGCACAGTCGCGCCTTGAGACTGAAGATAGGCCGCATTGCCTCCCCAATAATCGATAATACCGGTTGATTTCCCCCAACCGAATAATCCATGAGCCAATATGATCGGATACGATCCTGCTAGCGGTTTACTCGAAGAACCTCCGCCTGATGCTTGAATCGCTCCAGACACCAGAAGCGTAAGTCCTATAATCCAAATCCTCAATACTCGAGACATTTTTTAACCTCTTCTCTTTACTATTCATCACTATTTGCGGAGGATTCCTCTCAGCTTCTCCATAGAGGAAAAGCTTTCAAGATCTTCCTAGTTTCTATTTTTAATTTCAAACTATCGTTATGAGTCATACTAAGTATTATCCCAAACGTTCGTTATTAATACTTTATAAGAACCGAATATTTTCGAACAGCCGCTCGGTTGTTATTAAGTAGATAGTTCTTTATAGTTAGCCGGGAAATCGTCAACTAAAGAATGTTATATCGAAAGGATTATTTTGAAGAAAAAGATTTTTCTATAACGATTGATATGTATATTAGAAAGAAAAAGATCGAAGCCTTGCAGGAATATTTCGTTTTAGTAATATAATTCGCTTTGAAGCAAATTCATTCTAAAATCTTTCGGTCTACTTTACGCCGATCCAAAGAAGGAGCATTCTAAAATCGAACAGAGTAAA from Leptospira fainei serovar Hurstbridge str. BUT 6 includes the following:
- a CDS encoding esterase/lipase family protein, translating into MSRVLRIWIIGLTLLVSGAIQASGGGSSSKPLAGSYPIILAHGLFGWGKSTGIIDYWGGNAAYLQSQGATVLTPTVTATSSSSARAAQLKTAIQAAMAANNYTGKVHIIGHSQGGLDARYLVSNLGFASKVATLTTLNTPHYGSPVANVVLTVIPSWALPYVATVLNTVVGFVYGESNQNAVAALKLLTTAGATAFNSSTPNASGVKYFSFGSTITVPDLIEHPAMGLIYPICAIGAPFYGQSISNDGVVPASSQQWGTWKGGPSYPITTTGIDHLEATNALYLGQTWYDTNGYFLKMASNSKSNQ